In Pseudoalteromonas sp. NC201, a single window of DNA contains:
- a CDS encoding DMT family transporter, translated as MKNLFLYAITVLIWGSTWLAIEYQLGSINEFVSLFYRFGLAAVCMWAFVIYKRVPMRFSRRDHGFFILLALCNFGANYLFLYWAQAHLTSAMASIAFSLLLVVNIVNTKLFFAKPIAKRIYFGASLGTLGIVSLFWHDLVAFDLQSEAFLGLSLALLGTVVASLGNMVSVRNSNQQIDVMAGNAWGMLYSAVMLATYVAFSEHQFINQAPASYWWSLIYLSVFGTVIAFGCYFSLLKNIGPEKASYLIVLFPFVAVALSTLFEGFEWQQNTFIGFILVILGNAIVLTPLDRIYAWLSIRSPVRS; from the coding sequence ATGAAAAATCTATTTCTTTACGCCATCACTGTGTTGATTTGGGGATCAACATGGCTTGCCATTGAATACCAACTTGGCAGCATCAACGAGTTTGTGTCGCTGTTTTACCGCTTTGGCCTCGCCGCGGTTTGTATGTGGGCGTTTGTCATCTATAAGCGTGTGCCAATGCGATTTTCTCGCCGAGATCACGGCTTTTTCATCCTCTTAGCGCTGTGTAATTTTGGTGCTAACTATCTCTTCTTATATTGGGCTCAGGCACATTTAACGTCAGCGATGGCATCAATTGCATTTTCATTATTATTGGTCGTTAACATCGTCAACACTAAGTTGTTTTTTGCCAAACCTATTGCAAAGCGAATTTACTTTGGTGCATCACTGGGCACGCTTGGGATAGTCAGCTTGTTTTGGCACGACTTGGTCGCATTTGATTTGCAAAGCGAGGCCTTCTTGGGATTATCATTAGCTCTATTAGGAACGGTGGTCGCGTCACTCGGTAATATGGTGAGCGTACGCAATTCTAATCAGCAAATTGATGTTATGGCGGGAAATGCGTGGGGCATGCTTTACAGCGCTGTCATGTTAGCAACCTATGTCGCCTTTAGTGAACATCAGTTTATCAACCAAGCGCCGGCATCATATTGGTGGTCTCTGATTTACCTTAGCGTGTTTGGCACCGTCATTGCCTTTGGTTGTTATTTCTCACTACTCAAGAATATTGGGCCTGAGAAAGCGAGTTATTTGATAGTGTTATTTCCTTTTGTTGCCGTGGCCTTGAGTACCTTATTTGAAGGCTTTGAGTGGCAGCAAAACACCTTTATTGGATTTATTTTGGTCATCCTAGGTAATGCGATTGTACTCACGCCTTTAGATCGCATCTACGCTTGGTTGTCCATTCGGTCCCCAGTTAGAAGTTGA
- a CDS encoding aminotransferase-like domain-containing protein, which yields MSTVIQRQHSAFLYQQVIQMILSMAEQESILPGEKLPSLRVMAQNLNVSIPTVKQAYQALEDQGKVIAKEKSGYFLCHRASHNDSPKRARLPAKPVVVNKQALIEQVYKGIHQPHAIPLGIANPIAIAGTEQVLAKIMRRAMKEAGNELINYGPMDGLDSLKKQIVRRYLDMGLAIDMDEVVITNGAQEALAIALQAVTKPGDVIAIESPCYFGIVELAENLGLKAIEIPVCPDDGIWLSDLERALEKHDIRACVFSTSISNPLGSFMPDTRRAQLVALLEQRDVVLIEDDVYGDLYFTEQRGIPAQAFSQKGLVITCASFSKTAAPSYRVGWMVASQFSAKAKRIKRALSCSSSLMNQWALADFLSSGGYERHLKLVRKRLIENRDRMIQAVNVAFGSEVRVSRPQGGCVLWLDLGKHVDGALLFQKALECGISITPGTLFSASKKYQNCIRISYGLPWDASVEQAIKTLGELADAQRKGLA from the coding sequence ATGAGTACCGTTATTCAACGCCAACATTCCGCCTTTCTCTATCAGCAGGTGATCCAAATGATCTTGTCGATGGCAGAACAAGAGTCTATTTTACCGGGCGAAAAGCTTCCCTCATTGCGTGTTATGGCGCAAAACTTAAATGTCAGTATCCCAACGGTAAAGCAGGCCTATCAAGCACTTGAAGATCAAGGAAAAGTCATTGCCAAAGAGAAGTCCGGCTACTTTTTATGCCACAGAGCTTCGCACAACGACTCACCGAAGCGTGCACGATTGCCCGCCAAACCTGTGGTGGTGAACAAGCAGGCGTTGATTGAACAAGTGTATAAGGGGATCCATCAGCCACATGCAATCCCCTTAGGTATCGCCAACCCCATCGCCATTGCTGGTACTGAGCAGGTTCTTGCCAAAATTATGCGCCGCGCAATGAAAGAAGCAGGGAACGAACTCATTAATTATGGCCCTATGGACGGTTTAGATAGCTTAAAAAAGCAAATCGTGCGGCGTTATTTGGATATGGGTTTAGCAATAGACATGGATGAAGTGGTGATCACCAATGGCGCGCAAGAAGCATTGGCGATTGCGTTACAAGCGGTAACCAAGCCCGGAGACGTGATAGCGATTGAATCTCCCTGTTATTTTGGCATTGTTGAACTGGCTGAAAACTTAGGGTTAAAGGCCATTGAAATACCTGTTTGCCCGGATGATGGCATTTGGCTGAGCGACCTTGAACGGGCACTTGAAAAGCATGATATTCGAGCGTGTGTGTTTTCTACCAGTATTAGTAACCCGCTTGGTAGCTTTATGCCAGATACGAGACGTGCGCAGCTGGTGGCGCTATTAGAGCAACGTGACGTGGTGTTGATAGAAGACGATGTGTATGGCGATTTATATTTTACCGAGCAGCGTGGCATTCCGGCACAAGCATTTAGCCAAAAGGGCTTAGTGATCACATGTGCGTCATTTTCAAAAACCGCAGCGCCTAGCTATCGGGTGGGTTGGATGGTCGCCAGTCAATTTAGTGCAAAAGCAAAGCGCATAAAACGTGCGTTGAGTTGCTCATCATCTTTAATGAATCAATGGGCACTAGCGGATTTTCTCAGCTCCGGAGGCTACGAGCGCCATTTAAAGTTGGTCCGTAAACGGTTAATTGAGAATCGAGACCGTATGATCCAAGCGGTGAATGTTGCATTTGGTAGTGAGGTAAGAGTCAGTCGCCCGCAAGGCGGTTGTGTGCTGTGGTTAGACTTAGGTAAGCACGTCGATGGTGCCTTGTTGTTCCAAAAAGCCCTGGAGTGTGGGATCAGTATTACGCCTGGTACGCTATTTAGTGCCAGCAAAAAGTATCAAAATTGTATACGTATCAGTTATGGCTTGCCGTGGGATGCGTCGGTAGAGCAAGCGATTAAAACGCTGGGGGAGCTGGCTGATGCACAAAGGAAAGGGTTGGCATAA
- a CDS encoding diacylglycerol/lipid kinase family protein — protein sequence MLVVVNPLAGAEGKAQIAWLKQQLTQQQLTATWFNTTGNFVADRDAIAQAATAGVSVVVIGGDGTLHLVANAIAERDNTLALLPAGTGNDFARQFHYSKAQWRAAVFADQVTTIDLGKVDGRWFVNVAGIGFNAHVMNNLGQTKRLGKLSYTYAGLMSLFTAKLIRYHSNTWPEQGMMLLLANGKHFGAGLTPAPMACLDDGQLELLWFTPQTHWQRMVLFVNMLLKRHMGTRNVHHGRIAELYIAQEGYDIEADGEIVGRTPATITCCRRALNIKKAPL from the coding sequence ATGCTGGTGGTGGTCAACCCTTTAGCGGGTGCTGAGGGGAAAGCGCAAATTGCATGGTTAAAGCAACAATTAACACAACAACAGTTGACGGCAACTTGGTTTAATACCACTGGAAACTTTGTCGCAGATAGGGACGCAATTGCTCAAGCTGCTACGGCGGGAGTTAGCGTGGTGGTGATTGGGGGAGATGGCACTTTGCACCTAGTCGCCAATGCCATTGCTGAACGGGATAACACGCTTGCGCTGCTGCCAGCGGGGACTGGCAACGATTTTGCTCGGCAGTTTCATTATTCCAAAGCACAGTGGCGAGCAGCTGTATTTGCAGATCAGGTCACAACTATTGATTTGGGTAAAGTGGACGGGCGCTGGTTTGTCAATGTTGCTGGGATTGGCTTTAACGCGCATGTCATGAATAACTTAGGACAAACCAAACGGCTAGGAAAGCTGAGCTATACCTATGCGGGATTAATGTCGCTATTTACTGCCAAACTCATTCGCTATCACAGCAATACGTGGCCTGAGCAGGGTATGATGTTGTTACTTGCGAATGGCAAACACTTTGGGGCAGGGTTAACTCCTGCTCCTATGGCTTGCCTTGATGACGGTCAGCTGGAGCTACTATGGTTCACGCCGCAAACGCATTGGCAGCGGATGGTATTGTTTGTCAATATGCTACTTAAACGCCATATGGGTACAAGAAATGTGCACCACGGCCGCATTGCAGAGCTTTATATCGCACAAGAGGGGTATGACATTGAGGCTGATGGCGAGATTGTTGGGCGCACGCCTGCGACGATAACTTGCTGTCGCCGAGCTCTGAACATAAAAAAAGCGCCATTATAA